GGAGGTTACCATTCAGCAGAGATCAGTTGTAATCAACAGTTCGTAGTCATATATATGTGCAAAGATAAGAACTCTAGATAGAAGCAGCATGGGGGAATAGTTTGGGATTAACTGGGAAAAAAAGAGGGGTGGAGAGACAATCAAGGCTGGGAAATAGTTCAGAAATCCTGTGGcagaaagccaggtgtgatgatgcatgcctttagcacatgagaagcagaggcatgaggattgctataccagggctacttagagagaccctatcttaaaacaaaagaaaaaaaagtcttgtaGCAGGAGGAAAGTGGGATGAGGTGACATGAAGTGCAAATAGAGGACTGACACCGGTAAAAGCTTATGAAGTTCTATAATGAGATCCATATTCTAGGAGGACAGCCTTGGTTTCTGGGTAAAATGGATGTAGGAAATCCAGTTTAGATGTTACTGTAGTGGTCACAGTGGGACACATATTTGTCTCTGAGTGTCTGTGGGGGATTATATTCGTTCCAGTACGTACCTCGGATACCTAAATATGTGAATGCTCAGGTTCCTGACATAAAGCGCTATAGTATTTGCAGATAACCAACAGATACCCTTTCATACTTTATAATAATTTGTTGATTAGCATAGTGTAGATGCTATGTAAATAGTTGTTAGGTTATATGTTTGGAGAATAATTATAAAGAGTCTTAATATGTTCACACAAACATAATTTTCTCTCAAATACTTTTAAATCAGAGCTACTTAAATCTATGAATGTGGAACCCACACATATGGATCCTGGAAAATATGGAGGGCCAACTGTAATATTTTGTCTGACTAAGATGGTAGTAAAGATGGATTTGGAAGTCTGTAGGACTTGATAAATCAATCATATGAGAGAATGAGAGGACCCAGGGGATCAGAGCATTTTGGTGGAAAGCCTTCATATGTCCAGTCTTAGCTGTGATTTTGAAATGACTCTCAGGGAATGAGGAAGGACTCTGAGTTTTGGCCTGGAGTCTTAGAGAGAGGGTCATCCGTTGGTCATGGGTGTGGATGTTATTTGGGGTTTGGTCACATGAGATTATTTGGAAGGAGAGAATGCACTGTCCTCAGGAGCCAGGtaaggaagagcaggaagaaccatagagagagacagagcccAGGAGAGAGTGTTGAGTACTGCTGAGGTGCAGACTCAGAAGGCctgagaggggggagagggagagagaatgatggggagaggggctggagtGGATAGAGGAAATCTGTATGAGGGAGATGACGTGTAGATGCCAGAGGAAGGATCTAAGTCTGGGCTGGATCCCCAGCTGAGCCCATCTGTCTCTCCAGGAACAGATCAAGCAAGGGGAGAAGTTATTGCAGCCACTGGTTGGCTGGGAAGCTGCTGAACTGGGCCCCCTTGGAAAACACTTTCTAACTCTGAGATCCCAGCTGACAGAATTTTCCAGAGCTTTGGCCCAGCGCCGTCAACGGTTGGCAGATGCTGAGAAGCTGTTTCAGTTCTTTAAGCAGGTGGCTGAGGGGGTCCTTTCCCTGGTTGTGTGGAGGTTGCCCAAGCTCCACTAGAGTCTGCATGCATCTGTTTGGCTTTCTATTCTCTTGTCTTGCTTTCAGCCCTATTCCAACATTCAACTTCTAGATTGTAGTCTGGGACCAGCCTCCCCAGGCCAGCCAGTGGGTGGGGCAGGGAGCACAGCAGAAGTCACTGCAGCCTTGCTGGGGTCCTGCTTTCATGGCTCTGTGGCCTTGGTGTTGCAGGCCACAACATGGACTGAGGAGGGACAGCGGGTACTGACAGAGCTGGAGCAGGAGCTCCCAGGGGTTGTACTGCAGCGGCTGCAGCTGCATTGGACCAGACATCCTGACCTGCCCCCGGCCCACTTCAGGAAAATGTGGGCTCTTGCCACAGGCCTACGTTCAGAAGGCATCCGCCAGGAATGTCGCTGGGCCTGGGCACAGTGCCAGGACACCTGGCTAGCTCTGGATCAGAAGCTTGAGGCTGCACTGAAACCACCAACAAACAGTACAGCTACCTTGTGTGTCAGACGGGCCCCTGCCACACCCACCATTCCTCCACTGAGAAAGGCCTACAGCTTTGATCGGAATCTGGGGCAGCGTCTTAGTGATGCTGCCCATCATGGCCATTTTGCAGCAGCTGTTACTGACTCTTACAGACCTGAGACTGGAGGTGTCCGTCCCAGGTCATCCCCTTCTGTGCCCCTATCAGGCAGCTCTGACTTCAGGAACCCCAACAGGTATAGGCAGAGGGCAGGGTAGGGAGGTCAGTGGAGGGTCTTGGGTTCTGACTCCACCTACCTCATAGGCTGCAGCTAGTATTGGCGGAGATGGTGGCCACAGAGCATGAGTATGTCCGGGCCCTTGACTATACCATGCAGAACTACTTCCCTGAGCTAGATCGACCTGATGTGCCCCAGGGCCTCCGTGGCCAGCGTGCCCACCTCTTTGGCAACCTTGAAAAACTTCGGGATTTCCACTATCATTTCTTCCTGCGTGAGCTAGAGGCTTGCACCCGACACCCACCTCGAGTGGCTTATGCCTTCCTGCGCCATGTAAGTTCCATAAGTCACATGAGCCCTAGAGTGCTTCTAGACACACACTTAGTGCCAGGTTCTATGCAGAGAGTTCTATGCCTCACTGAGTACTGTGGGGGAAAGCAAACTGCTACCAGGGTACAGCTCTGAGTGAGACCCACAAAAATACCTGCTTCTTAGGGTGTTTTCAGTTAAGTAGGAGAGATGTACAAGTAAAGATCATTCTAGATTATACTTAGGATgggaataaacagaaaaattgcCTATGAATTACATTTGGGCAGAGTTCCCAGTGTAAAAGAGACGATGTTtgagtagaggccagaggaggagcaGAGAGCGAGTTCCAACCCCAGAAAAGAAGATATCATGAACTTGGCTGGGTATAGTGAACAAAAGTGATAGTCTCAGAACCTTGGGAGGGGCAGAGCTGTCTGTGGAGCCTGGACAGCTCTTGCACAGCATTGGTTCTTGCCAGATTATACTCATTCCAAGTGGGATCTGCAGGGGTAGGGAGAAGTTCCTTGCCCTGAAGCCACTTGCTGGCATCTTACTGGCTAGGAGAGTGGTATGACTGAGGCGGGGGACATCTTTTGGGAACCATTCCCCTGGTACCTGGGCTGAGCCATGTGTCCTTGTAGAGGGTGCAGTTTGGGATGTATGCACTCTACAGCAAGAATAAACCTCGTTCTGATGCCCTGATGAGCAGCTATGGTCACACCTTCTTCAAGGTAGGAGTCTGTGATTACAGGAAGAGCAGGGGATGGGTGGCATACTCCAAAACCGCTTTGTAATCTCCCACTTATGTGGCAGGAGAAGCAGCAAGCACTGGGAGACCACCTGGATTTGGCTTCCTACCTACTAAAGCCCATCCAGCGCATGAGCAAATACGCCTTACTACTGCAGGAGCTGGCAAGGGCCTGTGGGGGCCCGGCACAAGAGCTGGGTGCCCTTCAGGCAGCCCAGAGCCTTGTGCACTTCCAGCTCAGACATGGCAATGACCTGCTAGCCATGGATGCCATCCAGGGCTGTGACGTGAGTCATCCCAGGCCACGTGGGGAAGCACCTTGGATATagaaggggagggggtgggagtggCTAGACATGTACTGGGCTTCAACTTTGCAGGTTAACCTCAAGGAACAGGGGCAGTTGGTAAGACAGGATGAGTTCACTGTGCGGACTGGGCGCCACAAGTGCTGTCGTCGTGTTTTTCTCTTTGAGGAGCTGTTGCTCTTCAGCAAGCCTCGTCGTGGGCCTGCAGGTGTTGACATATTTACCTACAAGCGTTCCTTCAAAGTAAGTTCACATGACCCTGACCTCTGCCTCTAGTCCCCCATCTATGCCTCACCAAACTCCTTTCCCCTGGCCATGTAGATGGCAGACCTTGGCCTCACTGAATGCTGTGGGGAGAGCAAACTGCGCTTTGAGATCTGGTTCCGTCGTCGAAAGGCCAGGGATCTGTTTGTGCTGCAGGCCTCCAATGTGGCCACCAAACAAGCCTGGACAGCTGATATCTCTCGCCTGCTCTGGAGGCAGGCTGTCCACAACAAGGGTAAGTCCTTGTTCAAGCCCAAAGATTATATGTCCTATGAGCCTGAGAAGGGTTTAGGGTCCTTACTCTGGGGAGAGAGAGTAAGGCTTCTAGAGTGTACACTGCCAGAGACTGGGATGTCTAGAGACTTGGAAAAgcttgggaagagagagaggggagggggtgcagcagcagcagcagacagCGCAGAGGAAAGAACCTCTGAGTATCAGAGGTCTTATGCCTAAAAGGGACATTATGGTAACTTTCCCAGGGGTGGTTGAAAACAGAGTCTGGCACCAGGAAAGATCATGGCATTGAATGGTTAATTTCTCGGATAAGGATATATAAGAAAAACTCAATAGATACAGCTCAGGGTGTGTCACTTATGCCTTATTTTCTACTTAGAGGTGCGCATGGCTGAGATGGCATCCATGGGTGTGGGGAACAAGGCCTTCTGGGACATTGCCCCCAGCGAACAAGCCATCAATGACCGCAGCATCAACTATGTCCTAAAGAGACGAGGTAGTAGGCATCCTACAGGGGCTGGGAGTGAGGAGGCAATGTGGCCTATTGTCACTCCTGGCCTGTGCTTCCCTGGCTACCTCAGGCCAGACTGGGCTCTGATCTGCCCCTCTTTCTTACACAGATGTTCGCTCTAGGGCCTCCATTGCTGTGGCACCATTTGACTATGACAACCCCTATCTGGGTGCCTTGGGCTCCCTTCCTGGAGACCGTGCTTCTTGTTCTGTTCTGGGGTCTCTCAATCTGCACCTGTACAGAGATCCAGCTCTTATGGGTGTTCACTGGTCCCTGTATCCACCCAACTTCCCAGAGGAAGCAGcactggaagctgaggcagagatgggcagccAGTCTTTAAGTATGTGTGGGCTTAGAGGTAGGAGGCATAGCTTGGGTCTGGGCCTCCCCTGCTGACAACCCAATCCTCTTCCCTAGCTCCTGAGGACTCGGAGGTCTCTTCCCAGTGCCCATCAGCCAGTGGCTCTAGTGGTTCTGACAGCAGCTGTGTGTCAGGGCAGACCCTGGGCAGAGGCCTTGAGGACTTGTCATGTGTGAGTGCAATTTTTTTGCCTTATGTCCACCAGTCTCTTCCTAACCTACCCTGGGCTATAGTTGCCTTTTCTCTAGGGGAGCTGGAAATGGGTGGGTCAGAGCCATTCCCTAGAGGAATGGCTCTACTAGTTCTCTAAAACTAGATAATCTAAACATTCATGCTTGACTTGACACCATAGGTTTGAGTCCGGCTTGAAGATGAATAATAGATACAACACAGCCAGATCTCCAAGGAATACCATACCTCTGAATCTACTATAACAGTGCATGGCTGGCTCCTGGGCTGTCCCCCTTCCCACCCTTCATACCCAATAGGAATAGCCTTGTTGATTATCCTCTCTGATGTCTATAACCACCAACTGACTGACCTAGGGCCTTTCCAAGGGCATCTGGCTACAAAGCCTAGATAAGCACCAAGCTCCTGGGATACTTCTATCCACTCCAGCTACCAGCCCAATTTTAAGTTAAGGATAGGATGGGGTAGAAGTTGAGTATTTCCAAACTCTAGGCTAGTTGAGTATTATGGAGCTCTCAGAAGTCATGAGGGACACAAGTGGGTTCCCAGCAGCTGTTCCTCAACCCTTGAACTTAATACTGGTTTCTAGTCCCCTTATTCTTGAATTCCTTGGCTCCTTGTTTCCAGCTTCTTGTTTTTTGGGGGCCAGCTTGGTCATTTTGACTTGATGCTTCTTGCACAACTTTCAGTTAGACTTATCTACTGGTTTCACTGGTCACTTACACTCAAGTCTTATCAGAGAAGGAGTCTAGGCATTTGTCTTGTGATTtactcttttatttgtttataataataaatagagTGATTCGTATCATTGGTTGGGTATGTACATTCTGGATTTCCACAGTTAAAATGATCCTTGGGCAAGTGGTGGTCTGTAGGGCCAACATCTCTGGGTGTTCTAGCCCTCTTGTAAATACTTGCCCAGGACTGAGTAAGAGACAGACCTAGACAGTCCCCTCTGGATGAGCAGGTCCACGCAACGGCCATATTTTCTGGCGAAAGGTAGTGTGAGCTGCAAGGAAAGACCTATTTTATCCCTGGTTTCTAGGCCAGTTACCTATTCTAGCTCTGTGAGGGCatgatgtgggggggggggggctccctCATCTGGGTAggggaaaacaaagagaaagccGCATTATAGGGGACCTTTGGTACTCTGGGGTTCAGTTCTGTCCTAAAGCGTCTCACAGGGCTCTGGCTACCAGAGAACTGACCACAATGACAGTAAAAAATGTGCTTCCTGATGCTTGTTTCCTCTTTCTAGCTGTAGATGCTGACTTTACCTTTAGAAATAACACACAAGCTAGAGACCTACCAGTAATGGGGCAGTCATGTGTTTAAGGTGAATGTCATTATCATTATTTACTTGGTTATAAAAAGCCAGGTTACTGAGAATTTGCTAAATCTTTCACACCTATAATGCTGAAATTATTCTACagaatcaaaaaagaaacaaaaattaaaatgcccAAGTTGACAGTGTAGCTAAGCTGTGTCTCAAGCTATAAAAAGGAGGCAGCTGGAATATGAGTACTTGCCTGGGTTCAATGACCTGTagcaaaaacagaataaatgggGGTAGGGAGACTCTCAAACCTAGGCCATTCTTTtgcccttttgttttctttctttaaatgtttttagtcAAGCATGGTAccgtaggcctttaatcccagcactgggaggaagaggcaggctgtcctctgtgagtttgaggtcagcctgacctACATCGTGAGCTttaggacaaccagggatacataGGAAGACCTATCTCAGCCCTCTCCCAAGACCCCGAAAATTCTTTAGGGGCTAGGAAGattgctctgtggttaagagcacttggtgctctagCAGAGAActgaggtttggttcccaacatccacatggtagctgacaattgtaactccagtttccaaGGGTCCAtcgccttcttctggcctctgagtgtactgcatgcacatggtacacaaacattcatgcaggcaaaacactcatacatataaaataaaaataaatcctaaaaaattCTGTAGAGGAGCATAAGTATAAAAAAAATAGTGATATCATAGGGAAGTAGGGGAACTAGCTATTACTGACTGTAAAAGCCTAACCCATGTCCAGGTGCTTTCCAAGTTGGCCAGGGTTGTTAGTGGTGAAGGCATAGTTGGTGTCATTAGatgaaaactataaaaacagGCTTCCTAAATGTTGCTGTTTGACTAGTCTTGATTGGTTAATTTCAGCCATCTACCTCCATGGAACCAGAGACCACTTACTTAGCTGGCTAGCTTTCTAGATGACAGTACTGGCCTGGCAGCAACAGTATCCATATTCACAGAGTTGCCATTCCCTAGATAGGCCTCACCTCTACCCAGCTGTACAGACGCTCCTGAGTGTGTCGGTCATCCTTGAAGCCAGTGATGGCCAGCAAATCCACCACAAACTGCTTGGGGCTGATGTTCAATGTCTACCAAGAGAGTCTACAGTCAGGCAGGGCCATGACCAGCTCCCAGATTCTGCATTCTTATTTCTTCCCAGCTACTCTTTTGTCCCTGGCTTCTTCCCctcatccttttttttcttttttttttttttggttttcaagacagaatttctctgtgtaacagccctagctgtcctggaactcactctgtagaccaggctagcctctaactcacagagatccacctgcctctgcctcccaagtgctgagattaaaggcatgtgcccccacaaCCCGGCTCATCCTCTTGTCTTATACTACTTATTGCAAGGGCAAGGGGATACGTGGAGAAGAAGCAGAGTACCCCAAGGCCTGTCATACATACCCATAGCCGGTAGGCCAGGGAGACCACCTTGGCTGTGACAGCTTTGGGGTCCTTTTGCCTGATGGAATCTAGGATGATGTCAGTCAGGAAACGGTGACATTTCTGGGCATAAAACATCTCTTCCCAGGACAAAGAGAAACTCAGGAAAGTCACTTCTGTGAAGGAGAAAGAGTAGATATGGCTAAAGCTGCTCATAGCCGAGGCCTTAGAgacaaccacaaggcagagagaagtgTAGAGCGCTTAAATGCTGAGTGTGGGCTCCACATTTTCACAAGCGGAGTACAGGGCCAGGCATGGCTCCAAAGCCTTACCTCGAGGTTGGGGGCTGGCTGTGAGTGGTGTATGCTTGATATTATCCATCTGGGTGGTGTAGATGATGCTGTCTTCAAAGAACATGCAAGAGCCATCACTACCCACCACAGGGGGGTGAGTCACTTTGAGGATGGCCCCTGGGTTGTCTATCCCATTAACATTAGGCAGAGGCTGCTCAGGGGCAGGGTTTTCTGTGAAAACAATAGAAGAGATTCTTCTTAGGTTTGGGAGCTTAGGCTTGGAATCCAAGCAGAGAGGAGTCTTCTGGTGACAATCAGTACATTCATTCACTCAAAACTTCAGAAGTCTTTTTGGAAGTGGTACCctggcttgactgctttgttGCCCTGGTATTGTTGTAAACCCAATCCTAAGTTTCAGAACTCTAAGAAACTTCAAGCTAAGACTAGTTAGTATCCTCATGGGAGActtgccctttcctaaacagagtGGAGTAGGAGTGGATtggtgaggggagaggaggaaataggaggagaggaaggaggggaaactgcaaccaggatgtaaaataaaaataaataaaaagactagTATCAAATATAACCAGTGGAAGACTTTGAAGCTATAAAAACTAAAGTGTTCAGACCTTTCTGGGCAGACCTTTCTCTATTCTGGAAGAATAGGATTGTTACCCCAAAGGTTTAAAAGCAAACTTAAGAGTCACAGAGTCCACAAAGGCACCTCTAAGCAGGGCCCAGGTTACTAGAAGGGAAGGTGATAAGAGTACCAGAGTACCATAGGAGGGAGTTCTGGAGATGGAAGGAATAATCTAGCATGGCCCTTCTCAGCAAACTCCCCTGGGGTTTCTCCTCACTGCTGGCCACAAATTGTCTTAAGTCAGTCCCCATAGGCCTTCCTGGATGGGCCTTAGCATCTCACATGTCATGTGTGCTTTTCTCAGAGGTCTAGTTTCTTTTGTTCATCCACTTCAATAAGGACCCTTCCAGTTGCCATAGGCAACCTAGATACCTGGCCTCTTGGCACctctatcttcctgccttcctctacTGCTCAGCCCCCTTTACTTAGTCTGGAATGCAACTATGCTGCTGATACTTTGCCTCCTATGACCACACTTCCTCTTTCCCTGAGCAAACTTAAGAATCATACACCTGATCGATGTGctccccttaaaaaaaaaaaatccttcagggGTTGTCCATCCCAATTAAGGTCAGAACAGAGCACCACATTCTGAACTTGGCCCACAAGACCTAGCCTAATGTCTCCTGTCTCTGGTGCCATTTTGACGGCTTGTGCACTGGAAACCAGGCTTTCAGCTAAAGCAGTGTCCTGTGCTTCCACATACACCCTAATGTTCTCTCCCTGCTGGCTCTCCGGTGACGGGCCTCTTGTGTTCCTATTTCCTGGGTTCTCCTTTCACAAAATGCTCATCAATTCACCTTATGTGACATTAATCTCTGTATGTGCTGCTGGCACAGAGCTGGCATCAGTGACTAGGAAGTTTTGGTTCCTGCTCTGTCACTTATCCTCTCTGTGCTCTTAGCTAGGAAATCTGCTGAAAATGAGACTTGGTTCAAAGATGGGTCAAGACTCACCTCTCTCCTTGGGCCTCTGCTTGCCCCAGTCCTTTAGGGTGACAGCTCTTTTTGTGGGAAAGTATGGCTTAAAGGTTGGCTCTGGACCCTTGTCtttcactccagctccaggcccaGTCTGGGGACCAGTGTCCTTCTCTGAGGTTATGGAATGAGCTTTCCAGGAAGCTGAGGTACCAGGTTGGCAAGCAGCCTCACTTCCTGAGGGGACATGCAGGGTAGCTTCCTCCAAAGAGCTGCTCCGGGAGGCTGTCAGTGGCTGGAATTCCCACTGTTTACAGTTGACCATGTCCCATTCCCTTACCAGAGATATCAGTTTTTGCATGGGGGTGACAGGAGGGTCTTTGGCATCAGATTTCTGTGTGAGGTTTATAGTGGTGCACTTCTTCTTGGGAGGACTCTCAGAATGACCTCCCCAGTGTCTGGGGTTGGCACATAAGCCAGAACAGTGTGAGTATGTGCTGGGATTGCCTCCCCTCTTGGCATTTCTGCATAAGGAGACCTGGATAGTCCGGGTATACTGTTCAGCCTCTTCCATCTGGGTGGATCTGGTCAGGTTCCCTTTGGCCTTGTTCCATGGAGTCCTGTCATTGCAGTCTTGGAAGTCCACAGGCATGCAGGTTGTGGTCTGGGGAGGGAGAGCACAGTAGTTATGGGCCTGTTGAACATTATCAAAGTCTCCCCAAAACCTGATAAGCTGGGCTTTAAGACAACCTGTTCACCCAGAACAATCTTATCCTCTGAGAATGATCACCATTTACATTTACTCAGTCTGTGAGGCAGTGGTACCAGCCCAGGCAACTTTTGTATTCCCAAAGGAGAGATTATCATCCCAGGCCACAAGTGGCTAGCACTCTTCTATGCCTCCTAAAGGTTCAGAAATCAGCTCTTGTACTAGTAACAAGGGACAGGCCTCAGTAGCTGGGCCTGTCCCTTGAGCCCTGTATTGGTGATGTTTGACCAACCAAAGAGAACTGGACTTACTTCCTTGGCATCTCTACTGAACTCAACCATTGACCCTGTCCCTTCTGTCACCACATGCAGCTTCCTAATAGGAAAAGCTTCCTCATTTTCCGATTCTTTTTCCTGAGTCCATGACCTATAGAGATCAAGAAGGATTGGTTAGTGAGAGgaagcttccatcagctatttgGCCAGGCTTGTCCGTTGTCTGGGAATTAGTAATTATAGACAGTGAGGGAAAAGGGGACCTTTAAAGGACTTTGCATAGGGCACTGGCTGATACTGAACCCATTTCACCAACCTCCTCCCTCAGCTTTGAGGAGAGGAAGTCTTACTGGCAGGTGAGGACATTCCTAAGAGGACTCTGTAGAGGTCTAGTTTCCAAACATGGGGTTCAGAGTGCAGTTTGCTTACTTGTATGCCTCACACTGTGCAAGGGCTTCCGAGAGGGCTGGGATATGATATTCCTCCACCTCCTGGCAGAAGAGAGGCCATTCTCTGAAAATGACAAGGAGATGGTAGACTTAGGGTGGGGGAAGACAAGAGCCCCTAAAGAAGCTGCCTTGAACAGTAATGCCCATGTTGAAAATAACAGGACCTCCTCCAAAGGGTTCTCTTTGCTGTAGAGAGATTCAGCCTTAGTGGTCTCACAGTCTTGTTCCCTGGGTTTGCTTACTTAAATTCTGATGGTAAAAACAGTTTTCCAAGTCTCAGGAAGTTGAGAATGTGTCGGAACATTTGGCCATCACCATGGATGAGTAAGGTCTGTCCGTAGGTGATCCAGTATACTCTTTGAGTGTTGGATAGCAGTTCTGGATACTAGAGGACAGGGTTAGACATCAGAATCAGTCCCAAGGTCTCAGATTTTACAAAGTATCAGATTTGGGGATTTCCATATCCCTATATTGGTCATAGGGATACAAAGTGGAGAGAATTTAGAGAGAAGCACATtgcctctgcttcaatttctGGTAGTTCCCCTACCTACTCCTGGCCTTTGGAACTCAATCCTACCTCCTCCTTGGTACAGACCCCTGAGAACCAGCCTCTTCTCTACCCACATTCCTGAAGCCTTCCAAACATGCTGCTCATCACATTTCTACCCAAGAATCAGAGCAAGAAAGCTGGGGAAAGGTTCTTATGCTAAGGAGTACTGGAGGCTGTGTGAAGATCATGTGACAAGTACAAAAGATGTTCAGGTAGGGAAGCCAAAGTGGGAGAGCAGCTGGGTCTAGCAGTACCTTCATCAGGGTCTGCAGGGTGGTTGCATACCAGTGGCTTCCAACATAAAGCTTGATGATCTGTTGGGGTGAATATATAGTGATCCCTGCTGTCCACTCCTCATCTATGGAAATCAATGAGAGGGAACCCATCATATGGCCAGAAGGAAAACTAGTAGGGCACTTTGGTCAAAAGTGTTTGCATGATAAGGCTCCATACTCTCAAAACTCATATTGTCTTG
The DNA window shown above is from Cricetulus griseus strain 17A/GY chromosome 3, alternate assembly CriGri-PICRH-1.0, whole genome shotgun sequence and carries:
- the Kctd19 gene encoding BTB/POZ domain-containing protein KCTD19, whose translation is MEPVPEKGAKTTEVENGGEEPGVPHESAEDLFHFNVGGWHFSVPRSKLAQFPDSLLWKEASALTSSETQRLFIDRDGSTFRHVHYYLYTSKLSFSSCAELNLLYEQALGLQLMPLLQTLDNLKEGKHHLRVRPADIPVAERASLNYWRTWKCISKPSEFPIKSPAFTGLHDKAPLGLMDTPLLDTEEEVHYCFLPLDLVAKYPSLVTEDNLLWLAETVALIECECSEFRFIVNFLRSHKILLPDNFSNIDVLEAEVEILEIPELTEAVRLYRMNIALHPKPGQKGGLLSLEQEVPTLGGCSRTSCPPPSPGKGGRTASLESVKPLYMMALGLLVKYPDSALGQLRIESTLDGSRLYITGNGVLFQHVKNWLGTCRLPLTETISEVYELCAFLDKRDITYEPMKVALKTHLEPRTLPPTDMLNEEWTAGITIYSPQQIIKLYVGSHWYATTLQTLMKYPELLSNTQRVYWITYGQTLLIHGDGQMFRHILNFLRLGKLFLPSEFKEWPLFCQEVEEYHIPALSEALAQCEAYKSWTQEKESENEEAFPIRKLHVVTEGTGSMVEFSRDAKETTTCMPVDFQDCNDRTPWNKAKGNLTRSTQMEEAEQYTRTIQVSLCRNAKRGGNPSTYSHCSGLCANPRHWGGHSESPPKKKCTTINLTQKSDAKDPPVTPMQKLISLVREWDMVNCKQWEFQPLTASRSSSLEEATLHVPSGSEAACQPGTSASWKAHSITSEKDTGPQTGPGAGVKDKGPEPTFKPYFPTKRAVTLKDWGKQRPKERENPAPEQPLPNVNGIDNPGAILKVTHPPVVGSDGSCMFFEDSIIYTTQMDNIKHTPLTASPQPREVTFLSFSLSWEEMFYAQKCHRFLTDIILDSIRQKDPKAVTAKVVSLAYRLWTLNISPKQFVVDLLAITGFKDDRHTQERLYSWVELTLPFARKYGRCVDLLIQRGLSRSVSYSVLGKYLQEG
- the Plekhg4 gene encoding puratrophin-1 → MEGPLEGADVSPDSQDPDADRRFAVCSFRNTHKEKKPAHQIQAMDPRPSTLAVGATQGDSLSKKPESLPEQRAANGAGDCQGSLLGGPPVQSEEPPFSEVESLLYPMSSHLSLTQSDNQGGGLIGDPGPGKARPAGVSPLSEMSSKLLEADPSGSSFQPADCLLAQDITWELLASGMASLPGTRDVEGRAVLLLCAHSPAWLHPKCNSYELLNLLFYLRGIPRSEVQALGLTILVDARICSPSSSLIWGLSQLQEAAPGSVQQLLLVGKMPEEMPTGLQFKQLSSHQSLLAHIPDVALPTSLGGCLPYSHQAWLDFRMRLETLQQNCQETCALIQGVIDSMKAMQQPMESGEVGQLLQQVQSLMQQVLDSPQLSWLQSQGSLELAWLKQGMPEVTLSPDNRSAVDKADELYGQVDGLLHQLTLQSNHRVQALELLQTLEAQEDGLRQIEVWLQEVGWPGLEEPEEPSLDLLLQAQGPFQELDQVAQEQIKQGEKLLQPLVGWEAAELGPLGKHFLTLRSQLTEFSRALAQRRQRLADAEKLFQFFKQATTWTEEGQRVLTELEQELPGVVLQRLQLHWTRHPDLPPAHFRKMWALATGLRSEGIRQECRWAWAQCQDTWLALDQKLEAALKPPTNSTATLCVRRAPATPTIPPLRKAYSFDRNLGQRLSDAAHHGHFAAAVTDSYRPETGGVRPRSSPSVPLSGSSDFRNPNRLQLVLAEMVATEHEYVRALDYTMQNYFPELDRPDVPQGLRGQRAHLFGNLEKLRDFHYHFFLRELEACTRHPPRVAYAFLRHRVQFGMYALYSKNKPRSDALMSSYGHTFFKEKQQALGDHLDLASYLLKPIQRMSKYALLLQELARACGGPAQELGALQAAQSLVHFQLRHGNDLLAMDAIQGCDVNLKEQGQLVRQDEFTVRTGRHKCCRRVFLFEELLLFSKPRRGPAGVDIFTYKRSFKMADLGLTECCGESKLRFEIWFRRRKARDLFVLQASNVATKQAWTADISRLLWRQAVHNKEVRMAEMASMGVGNKAFWDIAPSEQAINDRSINYVLKRRDVRSRASIAVAPFDYDNPYLGALGSLPGDRASCSVLGSLNLHLYRDPALMGVHWSLYPPNFPEEAALEAEAEMGSQSLTPEDSEVSSQCPSASGSSGSDSSCVSGQTLGRGLEDLSCV